Below is a genomic region from Salmo trutta chromosome 19, fSalTru1.1, whole genome shotgun sequence.
atcactacagcataatgctgccaccaccatgcttcagacgtgacacttggcattcaggccaaagacttcaatcttggtttcatcagaccagagaatgtcgtttctcatggtctgagagtttttaggtgccttttggcaaactccaagcgggctgtcatgtgccttttactgaggagtggcttccgtctggccactctaccataaaggcctgattggtggagtgctgcagagatggttgtccttctggaaggttctcccatctccacagaggaaccctagaggttcttggtcaccacccaaggcccttctcccccgattgctcagtttggccggacagcaagctctaggaagtcttggtggttctaaacttcttccatttaagaatgatggaggccactgtgttcttggggaccttcaatgctgcagaaatgtttttggacccttccccagatctgtgcctcgataaaatctctgagctctacggacaattccttcgacctcatggcttggattttgctctgacatgcactgtcaactgtgggacctttatatagacaggtgtgtgcctttccaaatcatgtccaatcaattggctTTATTTGAATAGCAATATAGGTCTATAGGGTTTATAGCTGTGGTTTACTGATAGTCTCAACATTGATGGTGGGAAGTGTCTTATTTTTTATCATTGTGGGCAAGACTACACTTTAGAAATGAGGATAATTATCAGAGTACTTTTATAATCTATATTAACTTGCACGGGCATGCTCAGTCAGCTGATCTACACTGTTTCTTTCTTTTAGGTTGTTCTCAAGAACTATTTTGCTGTGCACTGTTCCAATGCTTACAGCTCACATGTCTAGCCCCTCTAGGGAGTCGACAAGCCAGGCTCATGCTCTAAATGTATTCCCGTGGCTGTGATATAAATATTTGCTGTCTGTTCAGGCATGAGAGacgggactgtgtgtgtgtgtgtgtgtgtgtgtgtgtgtgtgtgtgtttgtgtcccgtAAAAACACTGCCCTTGGGTAAAGAGGCGGCCCCAGAGGCGGTGACAAGTGAGGCGGAAGCACCCCTTCCAGGTATTTTTCCCATTTCtgcagaggagatcttagtcgcgcaattttacatctaactaagatgtttggggAAGTATTTCTTAAGTGAAAAAATTTGCATAAATGATTTGTCTcacattgaatgacaacaaacactttgttgaagaatccctactgttgaccaatcaccgacgaaggggcgtagacttcatcTACCGACTTCAGCATGCCTTGAGAAACGTTTGTGCACGAACAAGCAAAAAAAACCTTGGCAAagaccaaaacgaacaaaaatgtcacaaaatgtagtcataatatacagtatgcaCGAACTGTTTCCCGAACAGTTTAGTCTGGGAAACTATGGATGCCTTAACTGCTGCTGCCACATACGTATGTTTCCATCCCTCAGGTCCTAGTGGGACATGAGAGTGAGTGTCTGTTTGCTTAGTAGAGACCTCTTGGGCTGAGACGTTTTGTCCCCTCCTTTACCTAAACTGAGCTTGTAGCAAAGGGGAAGAAGAAGGAGGATGTAGGCCTATATTCCACACTGTGCTGGTATAAGTCTCACATTTGAAGATTTTTTCCCTCCCATGTCTGATTTCTCTAGTAACACGAGGGGACTATTTAATGGAGTCTGCTGCATCTAGAGCCCAGAATCCTTCTGACAATTTCTGTTCAAATTTCCCAAAATATTTGCTTTCCTTGGCATCCTGCATTCTGTTCATAGTTCTGAGGAGGCCAAACGCGTGCAGCTACTGCCAGGTTTGCTCTATTTCAGGGCAGAAGCCAGCAGAAGACCGCAAACACCATGCCGTCTTGGCCTGTGGTTGAAATAGGCATATTCACCATCTCTCTACTTCATCTGCCCCTAAAGCCATACAGGTCACTGTGGTACCACACCAAGTTTGATTGAGAAGGCAGATGTGTTTTCCAAGCAAAAGAATTGGACGCTTTTGTGGCCTGTCACTCATTAGGGAAATCGATGACTTATGTGCAAAGCATTTAGAGTGAGACGCTACACAAACACGCTTGTCCTTAATGAAAATAAGTGGCAGGGGAAAGACACCACAAATGTTGTAAAAGGCAGGTCTGTCTGGAGACACAATGTAAAAGTAATATGTTTTTTTCAAGTAAGAATACCGGTATTGAGTTTTCACTGAGCCAAGATGGAAACTATCTTGTTTAAACTTTGTCTCTGGGTGGAGCAGTCTTCCTAAGTAGGTTCTGAACAGATTCATTAGCCATTGTCAAATATTTCCTGTATGTTCTTGGTTTGAAATAGTTTTTCCTTGAAACTGTGTGAAACCTTCATCTTCTGAAACCTGGACAAAATGTGGTCAGGGCTAATTGTGCAAATCTGGCTTTGAATCTCCAACAAAGTAGTTTAATTTTACTGAAAGAAGTTAAATGACTGGGCTACTATCGATACTCTTCATTCATATTCATGTATGTACCCTAAAGCTAAGCTCTGATACAACATTATAGCCTTGTTTCACCAAGCTTTGGTATAGAATAGTACATTGTTCTCAtgtctacctcatgaatctgACCAATTACCTGTCTTGTAACTAATTCCACCTATTACGACGAGACAGTAGGTCTTTGTGAGGGCAGCGTTGTGCTCTGCTGTGAGTACAGTTGTGTTTTAGTGTTTGAGAGTATGACAGCTGGCAGATGGGTAATGGGGTGGTGAAAATATTAACCTTTGAAATCCTAGTGGCTACCATGGGTGTCAACCAATTAGAATGTCACATTTCTCTAGGCTTAAAAAAGTTATGGTTCCAACTGCTACTCCTAAAGAATGTTAAAATATTCGGACACTGTGAATTTATGGAGTGTAGATGTAGGATTTTTTACATTTCCAttcaagctagaatccttagttgctacatcaatgttttgacttttaaattaatgatatactGTGTAGgctacccattgattcttgaagaatataacttataaatgcctcatgagcttagttcaactgtcataccccatcagaacccaacatattAGCtcgttttactccaatgtttgtaaaccaTGTAGTGACGTTGGATTGATTGTGACGACTGCtgttcatcgaatgattaactgtTTCTAATTACATGGTTAAATGAATCAGGTAATTATTAACTCAGTAAACTACGGCACCATGGGAAAGTTGGGCTTTATTGAttttctatttcccaaatgaactcaaagaatatcagaatatcaatTTTACAACAGCCGCTAATTAATTAATATACtttacagtctcattctgaacgtcgcataatctgggaatctgcacaaacccgagtcCCACTAAATAAGTCCATACCACATCAACTGAGTTGATTATTTATCTACTAACAAGCTAAAATTCTAATATAAGATACACATAGACACAGTCTgggctattgattagaacttagtacAATGAAACATGTCCCTAGCAggccaacacaatatgacacgtgTTACACAAAATGGGGATTTCAAAAGAGAGAAAAGCACATTTGGGTACATTTGTAAACTATGTTTAGTTTAGCCCTAACCTTGCCctgaactgccgctcttatgggtcagaatataatgatgtaattacgtgtcgAAGGTCTCCGATGGGGTATCTCTTTGTGGACCGGGTTCGCCTTCTCCTCTGATGACGGCACTTCTTTGGTTACCGGGTCTAATTCTCTGATTGTCCtaacgatgtcagtgtcctttgtCTTAGTGGTCTGTTTCCTCGCCCTTGTTCTGAAAGagtggtcttctgaggacagctaatcagccataTAGGTGGTTCCAGCATGGGAATAAAAGCAGTGTAGACACACGATTCCTTGGAGAGAGTAACAGGGTGGTCCTGCTTGAATTCACcctcttagacacagctactcatccgtagcatAGATTGTAAAaaggttcctttgtcttcttcaaccATGTGTAATAatcagaccttggctgcagctggTGGTCACCTAGTCAtaatgttaattcttaactcgCATGTTTTATACCCTCTGGTCAGAAATTGGCGTTTCCGCCTTTATGGCAAGTTCTCTGGGCgtaactagttacgaggcaaggtctggattttacttagatccaatttagacaactaacttcacatttcatctttacaaaaacatcctctttgatctggacattttcaCACAACGTACATTATGCAAACTTCAGGTGCATATTGTGAAAACTattcaagttacaatgttttcgttataacgtcatcatttaacttttaataacataaAAACGACATTcatttcatattccatctatcgtcattaccaccattttggctgatgaaatatattgtcccaaagtccatttattgcatgttactGTTCTGAGGTAGGATCTCCATAGGCCCATCATACATTCCATTCCTCCACAGTGAGAGGACAAAGGGATTTTGTCTGCTGCCTTAAGATTTacaatgggcgtgaggtgtcataaaaaaaAACACCTCCATACCTCTCGATCTCTCCCCCTCTGGCGGGTGTGAGAGATGTCTCTTGTAGGAGTGTGGTCCACGGTAACCTGACCCGAACAGGCCAGTCATGACAactatgtaaatgtaaacaagcactgtatagcctcaaaacatggttaaactataatgttgatataatGGAAGGTCACtccttgcatctatagctctgtctatgaatttgagagtggctacatttctccaggcccatccctcaacTTTTTACCAAAACTAAGGTGGGGCGACCGCTTTGTTATTATTTAAATTAAAGATTCTAGCTTTAAGCATGTCATATAACATGTAATTTTGACATTATCAAAATTGTTCCCTCACTTATGTATGGCTTTTTTGTGTGTCATATTTCTTGACTCGACCACAACCATAAAGGCAAACCTACTAATAGTAACACAATCAGAGATGAGTAAATGATGTGGTATCTGACCCAGGCTCTAGCACCACCtcaaaatatcatttttttcattttttattctctGCGTATATAACCCAAACTTCTCTTGAACTACAGAATCATTAGTCAGTGCCCCCACAGTTTGTGCCTTTGACCAACATGGTAGATTAGTCCTCTGaaacatacacgcacacatacacccTTTGTGTCAGTGCAGCAGCCTGTTAGTTTAAATAAGTTAGCTAATGGTGAAGTTTATGAAAAAGCTCTTCCCCATCGTGATGCCTACAATTTTAACATTGACTGATTGCCCTTGTAGCTGCGGTTTCCCTTTCTTTATTTTCTCCTCATCCAGCGAGCGCAAAGAATAGCCCCTTTCATGGCAGGCTGAAGAAGACTTGCGGAGTACGTGGAAAGCGCTGCTTAAACAGCTCTCAGCCAAAACAAAAACAGCCGCCAAAAGGAATCCCATTTCATTTAAATGAGCAGGAAATTGACCCGtcggagaaagaaaaaaaataagccaGTCAGTGGTGAACCGATCCTGTAGTCTGTGGGAACGTGACAAGTGGGCCTGCTTTCCTAAGTGCCTTCAGGAACGGGGACGTTTTTTGGGGAGTCTCGCTCTGGCACTCAGAGTGCACTCTCCTGTGCAAGGCTGCTTAGCATGACAATGGAGCGGAGAGATGGGTTCTGGGAAACAGGTGCCGCTCTTGTCACCCCTCCGACCCGCAGTTTGGTCAAGAGGGGAATTGATATGGGTTAGCCTAATAGAGAGGTACCCTGGGCTCATGTAGGCCTAGGCCCAGAGATGGAGAGGTTTTCATATGGAAAACATGGCCCTAGTGATTTTGTCCAAACAAAACAGACAATCGAATAACCCTGTGTATAGAAGGACCTTCTATAGGTTTTGTTACTGTACCATTAATTGGAAACTGTCAACACAAGGCTGTATGCctcaggaggaggaagagagatgagGGGGTTCTGACTGAGCCTATATGGAGAACAACATGGGTTGTTCTGTTTTCCCTTCAGAGTCTCTCAGTACTAGGCAGACGGTGATGTTGTTGCAAACAGATGGTTTTGCACGACCACTATAAGCAACTATCACTTTCTCAATTGTTTTTGAGAAACTGATAGATGAGATGTCAATTGAGTACAAGCACAAAGTATTTACAAATTCATACAAAGCAGGCCTTATGCTGTAGTTCTTATACTGGGCTTCCAAAGGTTAACTAAAGCAATTGATAATGAATAGTGGAAGCCTATGACTCCTCTTTCTTCTGTGTGCAATGCACCATGGATGGATGCTGTGTGGAAAGTGACCACTAGATGGGAACAATAGCCTATCAGGCCTTCAACTCTAACTGTTCCAGTTAACCCCATGTCGTACGGTCACTGCTCAGTAAGAGAGACACAGCTATCTGACATGGAGAAAATAGAAAGAGCCATCATTAAAGTCCAAATTTCATTGAGCTTACACCTCATTTACATTTCGATTGCAATCATCTGCCCCTTGTTAATAGGGAATGGCCCAGTATCCTAGGAAATTAGTTTTTCAGGCTCTATGCTAATTGAAATCTATTTTGAtgaggacaggggctgggattacaTTTAAACAAAAAGCtaaaaaaatataggacaaaacacacatcacggcaagagtgacaccacaacactacataaagagagacttaaAACAAccacatagcatggcagcaacacatgacaacacagcatggtaacaacacaacatgacaacaaaatGGTGGCAACACAACATAGcaacagcacaacatggtagcaacacaaaacatggtacaaaatACTTCATATTGACTGGAATGCTAATGTCTTCTGTATGTTGTCAAAGGTCATGTTTCATGAAGACATAGGTCAGGTGATGGACTACTTATGCTTGACCAAAGCTTGTTGTTTTATAAGCAAATTAAACATGCTTATTACATAGGCTATGACATATATCATTCTTGTCCCAAAAAAGCACACATTCCTATTGAAACTAATTGAAATGTAGATTATATAATTGTTGTTATTAATTTTAATGGTGAAAATAAACGGAACCATAGATTGATTGGCACTCAAATATGAGTAAATGTTCACCATCAGGATGCACAAAACCTAAGCTTGTGACAACAACCTAAGCTATTTTCACTTAAGGCCACCGCGTGGAATGtcgataaaaacatttttttaacagGGAGTAATATACGCACTTTCATTACATCAACCGCGCTAGGTGACCAATAGATGAATTTGGCCCGTAATTGAATTCCCACCTCGTATTTTCTGCGTAAAGCCAGTAAGAAAAAGTAATTTGATTCTGAGTTTTTTTAGGCGGGGCGACACAAACTCGTCACTTAATTCCCGCCCCGTTAttgaagaggcagagagagagcacagaaaaAGATAATGCACTCAAGCGATTGAGGGAGAGCAAGACAGACAGAGCTGGACAACTTGACTATTTTTAAACGACCCAGTATCCCTCCGTGCTGTGCGCTTGTGTGGTTACAAACAGGAGCCTACTAACATGGGATTCTGAATTGCCTGTCATCTAAAAATCTATTCGGAAAATAAGGACATTACCGAGGATTATTACGGCAAATAACGGTTCAACTCAACTGCCTGGTTTGAGATTTTAATATGCGTGCTACCAGTGGTATATTATAGACTCATTGTTTTCTATTCTAACTTTCACAGCATGTTGCATTCAATTTGGTAAACATGTGAAGCGTATCGTGCTTTTAAAAAATCGACTGGATTTGGAACTGTAACAACAAGCACATTTTTATTCCCTTTTGTAATTCGCATACTGTTCCCAGGAAAAACGTTTTGCGGAGTTTGACCATAGGAGATAACTTTAATCAGTATTAAAGTTCTCTCGCCACCTTGGAACTCACGGATATGCTACATTGTTCTCATCAGATTTGACAGTGGGGAAATTTACACGTTTGGCACCAACTCATCAATCTGGAATCGTTACAGCCACAGTTTTTTTCCTCAATAAATTTTTCTCATGGGATGAAATATTTAACTTTTCTTTTCTGTTTTAATACGTTAAGTATTTCGTGATACATACACTTTCCTGATATCACCATGGATGTTTTTAATTTGAGGATTGCCATTTTACTGTGGTGCCAACTTGTTATTGCTGCATCCAGCTTGGAGATCGGAGCCTATGATCTAGAGAGAGGCAGACCTGCAAAATGCGAACCCATCACCATCCCCATGTGCCAGGGCATTGGCTACAATATGACAAGAATGCCCAACTTCATGAAATATGCAAGCCAAGCAGAGGCCAGCATCAAACTGAATGAGTTTGCCCCTCTCGTGGAATATGGCTGTGACATGCACCTGCGCTTTTTCCTCTGCTCCCTCTACGTCCCCATGTGCACTGACAAAGTGTCCACCACCATTCCTGCCTGCCGACCAATGTGTGAGCAGGCCAGGCAAAAGTGCTCTCCCATCATGGAGAAGTTCAGCTTCGGCTGGCCTGACTCACTGGACTGCTCCAAGCTACCCACTAAAAACGACCCCAACTCGCTGTGCATGGAGGCGCCTGAGAATGACACAAAGCAGGAGACCAAGAAGGGGGAGGGCATGCTCCCGGTGCCCCCCAGACCCAGGCAGCCCAGCTCAGGTACCAGCGGGCGCTCTGGCACCAGCCTGGGCTCCTGCAAGAACCCGAAGAAGTTCCAGTACGTGGAGAAGAGCCAGTCGTGCGCCCCACGCTGCTCCTCTGCAGTGGACGTGTTCTGGTCAAAGCAGGACAAGGACTTTGCCTTCATCTGGATGGCGGTGTGGTCCACACTCTGCTTTGTCTCCACCGCCTTCACCGTCCTCACCTTCCTGCTGGACCCGCAGCGCTTCCAGTACCCAGAGCGGCCCATAATTTTCCTCTCCATGTGCTACAATGTCTACTCGGTGGCCTTCGTCATCCGCTCGGTGGCCGGGGCCGAGAACATCGCCTGTGACCGGGAGAATGGCGAGCTCTACATCATCCAGGAGGGGCTGGAGTCCACAGGCTGCACCATCGTATTCCTCATCCTCTACTACTTCGGTATGGCCTCATCCATCTGGTGGGTCATCCTCACCCTCACCTGGTTCCTGGCCGCTGGTAAGAAGTGGGGCCACGAGGCCATCGAGGCCCACAGCAGCTACTTCCACATGGCCGCCTGGGGCATCCCAGCCATGAAGACCATAGTCATCCTCACCATGAGGAAGGTGGCCGGGGACGAGCTGACAGGGCTGTGCTACGTGGGCAGCATGGATGTCAACGCCCTGACTGGCTTTGTGCTCATCCCTCTGTCCTGCTACCTGGTCATTGGCACCTCCTTCATCCTCACGGGCTTCGTAGCGCTCTT
It encodes:
- the LOC115154203 gene encoding frizzled-9-like, which gives rise to MDVFNLRIAILLWCQLVIAASSLEIGAYDLERGRPAKCEPITIPMCQGIGYNMTRMPNFMKYASQAEASIKLNEFAPLVEYGCDMHLRFFLCSLYVPMCTDKVSTTIPACRPMCEQARQKCSPIMEKFSFGWPDSLDCSKLPTKNDPNSLCMEAPENDTKQETKKGEGMLPVPPRPRQPSSGTSGRSGTSLGSCKNPKKFQYVEKSQSCAPRCSSAVDVFWSKQDKDFAFIWMAVWSTLCFVSTAFTVLTFLLDPQRFQYPERPIIFLSMCYNVYSVAFVIRSVAGAENIACDRENGELYIIQEGLESTGCTIVFLILYYFGMASSIWWVILTLTWFLAAGKKWGHEAIEAHSSYFHMAAWGIPAMKTIVILTMRKVAGDELTGLCYVGSMDVNALTGFVLIPLSCYLVIGTSFILTGFVALFHIRKIMKTGGTNTEKLEKLMVKIGVFSILYTVPATCVIICYFYERLNMDYWKFQVLESKCVSFPGRRNEDCSLEESVPTVAVFMLKIFMSLVVGITSGVWVWSSKTLQTWQGLCNRKLAVRTSRKPCGSVSCSSSHCHYKGPAVVLHMSKTDSYIESPTHV